A region from the Benincasa hispida cultivar B227 chromosome 10, ASM972705v1, whole genome shotgun sequence genome encodes:
- the LOC120087632 gene encoding uncharacterized protein LOC120087632 produces the protein MILDKGSMQSNLGCFLHCTTPVVNSQFLPKSEIRNLNRLWHPWEREKVEYFTLADLWNCYDEWSAYGAGVPIAVNNGETLVQYYVPYLSAIQIFTSNSTVNGFRDECGDSETRDSFSDSCSDESESEKLWRWDGSSSEEGGFLEQESPLHLSDRLGYLYFQYFERSTPYGRVPLMDKINGLARRYPGLMTLRSVDLSPASWMAVAWYPIYHIPMGRTIKDLSTCFLTYHTLSSSFQDMDVEDEFESGERKRKEGEEISLPAFGLATYKMQGNVWISGNYGRDQERVVSLLSVADSWLKQLRVQHHDFNYFTGIRRG, from the exons ATGATTCTTGACAAAGGGTCAATGCAATCCAATTTGGGTTGCTTTCTCCATTGTACCACGCCGGTTGTCAATTCCCAATTCTTGCCCAAG agTGAGATTAGGAATCTAAATCGTCTATGGCATCCATGGGAGAGAGAGAAGGTTGAATATTTCACCCTCGCCGATCTCTGGAATTGTTACGACGAATGGAGCGCTTATGGTGCTGGTGTTCCCATCGCCGTCAACAACGGCGAGACCCTTGTTCAATATTATGTTCCTTATCTCTCTGCAATCCAAATCTTCACCAGCAATTCCACCGTCAATGGTTTCAG GGATGAATGCGGTGACAGTGAAACAAGGGATTCGTTCAGTGATTCATGTAGCGATGAGAGTGAAAGTGAAAAATTATGGAGATGGGACGGAAGCTCATCCGAAGAGGGAGGATTCTTAGAGCAAGAAAGCCCTCTACATCTCAGTGACAGATTGGGATATCTTTACTTTCAGTATTTCGAGAGATCAACTCCATACGGAAGAGTTCCATTGATGGATAAG ATCAATGGATTGGCTCGAAGATACCCTGGGTTGATGACATTGAGAAGCGTCGATCTTTCTCCAGCTAGTTGGATGGCTGTTGCCTG GTACCCAATTTACCATATTCCAATGGGGAGAACCATAAAGGATCTATCAACATGCTTCTTGACTTACCATACACTTTCATCTTCATTTCAAG atatggACGTAGAGGATGAATTTGAGAGTggagaaaggaagagaaaagaaggagaagagatATCGCTGCCAGCATTTGGTTTAGCCACATACAAGATGCAAGGAAACGTGTGGATTTCTGGTAATTATGGGAGGGACCAAGAAAGAGTTGTGTCTTTATTGAGCGTGGCTGATTCTTGGCTAAAGCAACTCAGGGTCCAGCACCACGATTTCAACTACTTCACTGGCATTCGTCGTGGCTAA